The following proteins are encoded in a genomic region of Bradyrhizobium sp. SK17:
- a CDS encoding MFS transporter produces the protein MRLSVEPNGWLHQFGAPLTVRNFRRYVTGQALSLIGTWVETVAQGLLVLQLTHSGLLLGLTTAARYAPVLLLSPYAGLLVDRYDKRWVLLVTQIGLGGVSFLLGLAVLTGEVGLWQITILAIVFGTLSAADNPARLAFVSEVVGPSLVRNAIALNSTLVNVARVLGPTIAAVVIHSAGIGWCFVINAASFLLVVGSLLTLDISQLHPTDPIGSVRGQFRDGLRYAATIPEIIRPLLMMALVGTLAFEYEVTLPLLAHGTFHGGPDAYCWLLRAFGIGAVIGGAWAAGRSRTGVIPLTRVAFSYAAAMMTLALSPTLWAAVMAAGLVGLATIFFLTTGNSTVQLASEPRYRGRIMALWSSALVGSTPIGAPIVGAVSQVFDPRAAIALGAIACLIAGVIGRSGLPKFRKASSTTVEPKEPSIKRGA, from the coding sequence ATGCGACTATCAGTTGAGCCGAACGGCTGGCTGCATCAGTTCGGCGCCCCTCTTACCGTCCGCAATTTCCGCCGCTATGTCACCGGCCAAGCGCTATCGCTGATCGGCACATGGGTGGAGACTGTCGCCCAGGGGCTCCTGGTCCTGCAACTTACTCATTCGGGGCTCTTGCTCGGACTGACGACCGCGGCGCGCTACGCCCCGGTTCTCCTGCTGTCCCCGTATGCCGGGCTGCTGGTTGATCGTTATGACAAGCGCTGGGTGCTGCTTGTCACCCAGATCGGCCTCGGCGGCGTCTCATTCCTGCTCGGCCTTGCCGTCCTCACCGGGGAGGTGGGTCTCTGGCAAATCACCATTCTTGCTATTGTCTTTGGGACCCTGAGCGCCGCTGACAACCCCGCGCGTCTGGCATTCGTATCCGAAGTCGTGGGCCCTTCCCTGGTCCGCAACGCCATCGCCCTCAATTCGACATTGGTCAACGTCGCCCGCGTTCTGGGCCCCACGATTGCGGCCGTTGTCATCCACTCGGCAGGTATCGGCTGGTGCTTCGTGATCAACGCGGCAAGCTTCCTTCTTGTTGTTGGCTCGCTGCTTACGCTCGATATTAGCCAGTTGCACCCGACTGACCCGATTGGCTCGGTTCGCGGTCAATTCCGGGATGGGCTTAGGTATGCCGCCACGATCCCGGAGATAATCCGTCCGCTGCTTATGATGGCACTCGTCGGTACTCTCGCCTTCGAGTACGAAGTCACCTTGCCTCTCTTGGCCCACGGCACGTTCCACGGCGGCCCCGACGCCTACTGCTGGCTGTTGCGGGCATTCGGAATCGGAGCCGTGATCGGGGGTGCTTGGGCCGCCGGCAGGTCTCGAACTGGCGTTATTCCTCTTACCAGGGTCGCCTTCTCCTATGCCGCCGCAATGATGACGCTCGCCCTGAGCCCCACCTTGTGGGCTGCAGTCATGGCCGCAGGCCTAGTCGGTTTGGCCACCATCTTCTTTCTCACAACCGGCAACTCCACGGTTCAGCTGGCCTCCGAACCACGTTACCGGGGCCGGATCATGGCTTTGTGGTCCTCCGCACTGGTAGGCAGCACTCCGATTGGTGCGCCTATTGTCGGAGCCGTTTCGCAGGTCTTCGATCCGCGCGCCGCGATCGCTCTCGGCGCCATTGCCTGCTTGATTGCAGGTGTCATTGGCAGGTCCGGCCTCCCGAAGTTCAGGAAGGCCAGCTCAACGACGGTCGAGCCCAAAGAGCCGAGCATCAAACGGGGCGCTTGA
- a CDS encoding PAS domain-containing protein: MKRSDLPQPWPPSPTTFYAAAVVSVALAIILAQFLTYLLKAEAIATPLLCAIIFTSWAGGLRPALLAIALALLSFHYYLAPPIDSFVWKDQLYGLDISEIPRLALFLFVSVVVAVVVSAQKRAGQELRRSRDELCVALKDQKRTQAALERSELYLNEAQQLSSTGSFWWNVANGDVIWSDQMFRILGMDQSITPALEFIDQRIHPEDRAAVHAVLDRASRKGTDYDHEYRLLLPDGSVKYVHVAARGQRGASGNIEFVGAMMDVTAVRKAERKLRRSEAYLAEAERLSHTGSWAWDVRGRKFVYRSAEVFNLFGIDLKDDSMSPHPFPDRIAPEDKERVFDSARQAVREKRDLEVDFRITLPDGAIRYIHTIGHPFLGADGEVEQLVGTHVDVTEQRLANEKLQNAFDEIKRSEDHLRLVVDTIPALVWRAGPDGVPDFLNQPALDYTGLKLDQAETGWPRAFHPDDKKGMLQKWTAIQQSGMPGELEARLRRFDGEYRWFLFRAEPLRNRTGNIIKWYGSSTDIEDLKRAEEELRRSKSRLVEAQRVSQTGSFLCNISTGERIGSKEFFRILGFADPRPVTFKMVIQRAHPEDRAFVEQTIKRAFCERRDLDYEHRLLMPDGSVKFVHVVAHASEDRGGQLEYVGAMVDVTATKQAEAELNQAQAELARVMRVTTLGEMTASISHEVNQPLAAVVNAAGACLRWLGGTTPNLDEARQAAQWIIKEGNRAAEVIRRVRALAKNAEPHKEPLDINSIVDDVMALVKRELAARDVRWRLELASAAPVVLADRIQLQQVVINLVMNGVEAMQSISDRPRELIIRSCQNDAQRVVVDVVDSGVGISAEGADKLFNAFYTTKSGGMGMGLSICRSIIEAHGGRLSATNNAGPGAKFQFALPLYKEAP; encoded by the coding sequence ATGAAAAGATCCGACCTCCCCCAACCCTGGCCCCCGTCGCCCACGACTTTCTATGCGGCGGCGGTTGTGTCCGTTGCTCTTGCGATCATCCTTGCTCAGTTCCTAACCTATCTCCTGAAAGCCGAGGCCATCGCAACCCCTCTGCTTTGCGCAATCATCTTCACTTCATGGGCCGGCGGTCTGCGACCGGCGTTACTGGCGATTGCGCTCGCTCTTTTGTCCTTTCACTACTACCTTGCGCCGCCGATCGATTCATTTGTCTGGAAGGATCAGCTGTACGGATTGGACATCTCCGAGATTCCCCGTCTAGCTTTGTTCCTCTTCGTATCTGTCGTTGTCGCCGTAGTCGTCTCTGCACAGAAGAGAGCAGGACAGGAGCTTCGGCGTTCTCGCGACGAACTCTGCGTGGCGCTGAAGGATCAAAAGCGAACTCAGGCCGCGCTCGAGCGAAGCGAATTGTACCTGAATGAGGCACAGCAGCTGAGCAGCACTGGCAGCTTCTGGTGGAATGTTGCCAATGGCGACGTAATCTGGTCGGACCAGATGTTCCGAATCCTTGGAATGGACCAGAGCATAACGCCAGCTCTGGAATTTATTGACCAGCGCATTCATCCGGAAGACCGAGCGGCCGTGCACGCGGTCCTTGACCGAGCATCGCGCAAGGGCACGGATTACGATCATGAATATCGACTCTTGTTGCCGGATGGCTCCGTGAAATACGTCCATGTCGCCGCCCGAGGTCAAAGAGGTGCATCGGGCAATATCGAGTTTGTCGGTGCGATGATGGATGTCACGGCCGTAAGAAAAGCGGAACGGAAGCTGCGACGCAGCGAGGCGTATCTGGCTGAGGCTGAGCGCTTGAGCCATACCGGGAGCTGGGCCTGGGATGTGCGCGGTCGCAAGTTCGTGTATCGGTCCGCAGAAGTATTCAACCTGTTTGGGATCGATTTGAAAGACGACAGCATGTCACCCCACCCCTTCCCTGACCGCATCGCGCCCGAAGATAAGGAACGGGTTTTCGATTCTGCACGGCAGGCCGTTCGAGAGAAAAGAGACCTCGAAGTCGATTTTCGCATAACGCTGCCTGATGGAGCGATCAGATACATCCATACGATTGGGCATCCATTCTTGGGCGCGGACGGCGAAGTGGAGCAACTGGTCGGTACCCATGTCGATGTTACCGAACAGCGCCTCGCCAACGAGAAGCTGCAAAACGCATTCGACGAAATCAAGAGATCAGAAGATCATCTTCGGCTGGTCGTCGATACAATTCCAGCGCTGGTCTGGCGTGCGGGCCCTGACGGGGTCCCCGACTTCCTCAATCAGCCAGCGCTAGACTACACCGGCCTCAAATTGGATCAGGCAGAGACCGGGTGGCCCCGCGCTTTTCATCCGGACGACAAGAAGGGAATGTTGCAGAAATGGACTGCGATACAGCAGTCCGGCATGCCTGGCGAACTCGAAGCTCGACTCAGACGCTTCGATGGCGAGTATCGCTGGTTTTTGTTCCGCGCCGAACCGTTGCGCAACAGGACGGGTAATATCATCAAATGGTACGGTTCATCGACCGATATTGAGGATCTGAAGCGGGCGGAGGAAGAGCTGCGGCGCAGCAAATCCAGGTTGGTCGAAGCACAGCGCGTGAGTCAAACCGGCAGCTTCCTCTGCAACATCTCGACCGGCGAACGTATCGGCTCCAAGGAATTCTTCCGGATCCTCGGATTTGCCGACCCCCGCCCGGTCACGTTCAAGATGGTTATTCAGCGCGCTCATCCGGAGGATCGGGCCTTCGTGGAACAGACCATCAAGCGCGCATTTTGCGAGAGGCGGGACCTTGACTACGAACATCGCTTGCTGATGCCCGATGGCTCCGTCAAGTTTGTCCATGTTGTAGCTCACGCCAGCGAAGATCGTGGAGGCCAGCTTGAGTATGTCGGCGCCATGGTCGATGTCACTGCAACCAAGCAGGCCGAAGCAGAGCTCAATCAGGCACAGGCGGAATTGGCGCGCGTGATGCGCGTGACAACATTGGGAGAAATGACAGCATCGATTTCTCATGAAGTGAACCAGCCGCTCGCCGCCGTCGTCAATGCTGCCGGAGCCTGTTTGCGGTGGCTCGGCGGGACCACTCCTAACCTGGACGAGGCACGCCAAGCCGCCCAATGGATTATCAAGGAGGGAAACAGGGCCGCCGAGGTGATACGACGCGTCCGCGCGCTGGCGAAGAATGCCGAGCCGCACAAGGAGCCGCTCGATATCAACAGCATCGTGGACGACGTGATGGCGCTGGTGAAGCGCGAGCTTGCCGCGCGCGACGTTCGCTGGCGGCTGGAGCTGGCGTCCGCGGCGCCGGTGGTGCTGGCCGATCGGATCCAGCTGCAGCAGGTCGTCATCAACCTCGTGATGAACGGCGTCGAAGCAATGCAGTCGATCTCGGATCGGCCGCGTGAACTGATCATCCGATCCTGTCAGAACGACGCGCAACGGGTGGTAGTTGACGTGGTGGACTCCGGCGTGGGAATATCTGCCGAAGGTGCCGACAAGTTGTTCAATGCGTTCTACACGACGAAATCCGGCGGGATGGGCATGGGCCTTTCGATTTGCCGCTCGATCATCGAAGCGCACGGCGGACGTTTGTCCGCCACCAACAATGCCGGGCCCGGCGCAAAATTCCAATTCGCGCTGCCATTGTACAAGGAGGCACCGTGA
- a CDS encoding response regulator transcription factor produces the protein MERVVFVIDDDVAVRETMSSLFRSVGLRVELFSSTQEFARFKIPEAASCLVLDVRLPGLSGLDFQVELAKADMRIPIIFMTGHGDIPMSVQAMKAGAVDFLTKPFRDQEMLDAVVRALERDQKRRDGDKIVAEVQARFETLTSREREMIAHVADGLLNKQIAAKLGVAEITVKVHRVNMMRKMQARSVIDLVGMADLLGLRRPKG, from the coding sequence ATGGAGCGCGTCGTCTTCGTCATCGATGATGATGTGGCGGTACGTGAGACCATGAGCAGCCTCTTCCGATCCGTAGGTCTGCGGGTGGAGCTATTCAGCTCAACCCAGGAATTTGCACGATTCAAGATTCCTGAAGCGGCGAGTTGCCTGGTGCTCGACGTCAGATTGCCTGGCCTCAGCGGCCTCGACTTCCAGGTCGAGCTGGCCAAGGCCGATATGCGTATTCCGATCATCTTCATGACCGGTCACGGGGATATCCCGATGTCGGTTCAGGCCATGAAGGCAGGCGCTGTCGATTTCCTGACCAAGCCGTTTCGCGACCAGGAGATGCTGGACGCCGTCGTCCGAGCGCTCGAGCGGGACCAGAAACGGCGCGACGGCGACAAGATCGTGGCCGAAGTCCAGGCCCGGTTCGAGACGCTGACATCGCGCGAGCGAGAGATGATCGCCCATGTCGCAGATGGCTTGCTGAATAAGCAGATCGCCGCAAAACTTGGCGTCGCTGAAATCACGGTGAAGGTTCATCGCGTCAATATGATGCGAAAGATGCAGGCTCGCTCGGTGATTGACCTTGTCGGAATGGCCGACCTGCTTGGACTCAGACGCCCAAAAGGCTGA
- a CDS encoding response regulator transcription factor, whose amino-acid sequence MPKLSLIAIIDDDESVRVTTNSLVRSLGYVVHTFASAEAFLESNQLDDFACVIADVQMPGMSGVELQDHLRAQGSRLPFIFFTAFPDEKTRAKALAAGAACYLTKPCDGDSLVHCFQEAFRIHNG is encoded by the coding sequence TTGCCGAAGCTTTCGCTCATCGCGATCATTGATGACGATGAATCCGTCCGCGTCACGACCAATAGCCTCGTGAGGTCGCTCGGATATGTCGTGCATACTTTCGCATCTGCCGAGGCGTTCCTGGAGTCGAACCAGCTTGACGACTTCGCGTGCGTCATTGCGGATGTCCAGATGCCGGGCATGAGCGGCGTCGAGTTGCAGGATCATCTGAGAGCGCAGGGTTCCCGCCTTCCATTCATCTTCTTCACAGCATTTCCCGATGAGAAAACCCGTGCAAAGGCTCTTGCAGCCGGAGCGGCCTGCTATTTGACCAAGCCATGTGACGGCGACAGCCTTGTCCATTGCTTTCAGGAAGCCTTCAGAATCCACAACGGCTGA
- a CDS encoding MFS transporter, which translates to MTTAATTSLRADSNTPAAVSAISGPNSHLLLALGLATWMEFYTFDGVNLVLPDMAGTLGLSQDEASWILTTYLSAMLFGVPLSIWMAGHVGYLRYIVGCAVLFAATSVACAAAPDFGTLLLIRAVQGFAGAGLTQWWRASVYMLMPLPERSRSMMRISIMLYLATATGLIFCGYVTDNFSWRLIFLPNVLFAAVAIRLLLRHFPDLPRPTDAREMNADKLGILLLGIALISLQIVLSRGEIDDWFGSVRIQLLTWSGLIALLLFTTWQLSARNATPLLQLRLLANRNVQAAVSLGLLAGIILTGSLYALPEFLRNVFPNALSASQAGSIMCAYALTAAAIRPLVTPMIARFGQRKAMAFAFFMLVISMLLFARLMTTGTPAFYYVLPLILYAFCLAPMLSAIASGTIAKVPLASQLDAVAIYMSFRQFGASFGITLVTILLDRRETLHSTRLFGHLRYGGHRAQEWMAQAAHFAVARAGQSAVEAQNMAFGMLNREASRQAATLAYADAFLFMAAVGLVALCFVPLMSPSRRAKQ; encoded by the coding sequence ATGACGACGGCTGCGACGACAAGTCTGCGCGCCGACAGCAATACGCCGGCGGCCGTCTCTGCGATTTCCGGTCCGAACAGCCATCTGCTTCTGGCTCTCGGACTGGCCACCTGGATGGAGTTCTACACCTTTGACGGCGTGAACCTGGTGCTCCCGGACATGGCCGGCACGCTCGGCCTCTCGCAGGACGAGGCGAGCTGGATTCTGACGACCTACCTTTCAGCGATGCTGTTCGGGGTGCCGTTGTCGATCTGGATGGCGGGCCATGTCGGTTACCTCCGTTACATCGTCGGCTGCGCAGTGCTCTTTGCGGCGACTTCGGTCGCCTGCGCCGCGGCCCCTGATTTTGGGACGCTTCTGCTCATTCGTGCGGTTCAAGGCTTTGCCGGAGCCGGACTGACCCAGTGGTGGCGCGCAAGCGTCTACATGCTGATGCCGCTGCCCGAGCGCAGCCGATCCATGATGCGCATTTCCATCATGCTCTATCTGGCAACGGCGACCGGGCTGATCTTCTGCGGCTACGTCACGGACAATTTCAGCTGGCGGCTGATCTTTCTGCCCAACGTACTGTTTGCCGCAGTGGCCATTCGGCTGCTGCTCCGGCATTTCCCCGACCTTCCCCGTCCCACCGACGCTCGTGAAATGAACGCGGACAAGCTCGGGATCTTGCTGCTCGGCATCGCGCTCATTTCGCTGCAAATCGTACTCAGCCGTGGCGAGATCGATGACTGGTTCGGATCGGTGCGGATCCAGTTGCTCACATGGAGCGGGTTGATTGCGCTGCTTCTGTTCACGACCTGGCAGCTCAGTGCGCGCAATGCAACGCCGCTGCTGCAATTGAGGCTTCTGGCAAACCGGAACGTGCAGGCGGCCGTATCGCTTGGCCTGCTGGCCGGCATAATCCTCACCGGCAGCCTGTACGCCTTGCCGGAGTTCCTCCGCAACGTCTTTCCCAATGCCTTGAGCGCATCACAGGCCGGCTCGATCATGTGCGCCTATGCCCTGACCGCAGCCGCGATCAGGCCGTTGGTCACCCCCATGATTGCACGGTTCGGCCAGCGCAAAGCGATGGCCTTTGCCTTCTTCATGCTCGTCATTTCGATGTTGCTGTTCGCGCGGTTGATGACGACCGGAACGCCTGCTTTCTACTATGTGCTTCCACTGATCCTCTATGCCTTCTGCCTGGCCCCGATGCTCTCGGCGATAGCAAGCGGCACGATCGCCAAAGTGCCGCTGGCAAGCCAGCTCGACGCCGTCGCGATCTACATGAGTTTTCGCCAGTTCGGCGCGTCCTTCGGGATTACGCTGGTGACCATTCTCCTGGACCGGCGCGAGACGCTGCATTCAACTCGATTGTTCGGCCATCTGAGATATGGCGGCCACCGCGCACAGGAATGGATGGCCCAGGCGGCGCACTTTGCGGTCGCTCGCGCGGGACAGTCCGCTGTCGAAGCACAGAACATGGCGTTCGGCATGCTCAATCGGGAGGCGAGCCGCCAAGCCGCGACGCTCGCTTACGCCGACGCCTTCCTGTTCATGGCGGCGGTCGGCCTTGTAGCGCTGTGTTTCGTCCCCCTGATGTCTCCAAGTCGGCGAGCAAAACAATGA
- a CDS encoding HlyD family secretion protein — protein MIQVNAPLTSNPAADNGSSAKRADVTDPGRPTRDTSPEAKPEESVSRPKLRVPGWTLAIGGVLIAAATYLYVPSLFAIKTDDASFQANTVSVMPKVAAYVSVLHVTDNSSFTAGELLVELDPRDFQAAVDMATASLQSAQAAQANVEAQLAEQNQVIASDAANLDGDRSALAFAQQQLKRYQQLADDGSGTVQRSQQAVSDFADRQAALQRDTAILAAAQAQSEVLRTQVEEAKANIARAQAALDQAKLNLSYTKIYAPTAGTVASRSVQVGDFVQPGQNLFFAVPKRIYIFANYKETQLTHMRVGQPVSISVDAFPNHTLHGHIESFQRGTGSNFALLPPENATGNFVKIVQRVPVKIVIDDFDNIPGRLGPGMSVETTVTIRPPPRWLAWLL, from the coding sequence ATGATTCAGGTAAACGCCCCCTTGACCTCCAATCCCGCTGCGGACAACGGATCGTCGGCGAAGCGAGCGGACGTCACTGACCCCGGCCGTCCCACGCGAGACACCTCGCCGGAGGCGAAGCCCGAGGAATCGGTATCCCGTCCCAAACTGCGTGTCCCCGGCTGGACCCTGGCGATCGGCGGCGTCCTGATCGCTGCAGCGACCTATCTCTATGTGCCCAGTCTTTTCGCGATCAAGACCGACGACGCGTCATTCCAGGCGAACACCGTATCGGTGATGCCGAAGGTCGCAGCTTATGTCTCGGTGCTTCACGTGACCGACAACAGCAGCTTCACGGCAGGAGAACTCCTGGTCGAACTCGATCCCCGTGACTTTCAGGCGGCGGTCGATATGGCGACCGCGTCCCTGCAAAGCGCGCAAGCAGCACAAGCCAACGTTGAAGCGCAGCTCGCCGAACAGAATCAGGTTATCGCATCGGATGCTGCCAACCTCGACGGCGATCGCAGCGCATTGGCGTTCGCACAACAGCAACTGAAGCGTTATCAGCAGTTGGCCGACGATGGCTCCGGCACCGTGCAACGGTCGCAGCAAGCCGTGTCGGATTTTGCCGACCGGCAAGCCGCTCTTCAGCGTGACACCGCGATACTGGCGGCGGCGCAGGCACAAAGCGAGGTGTTGCGGACCCAGGTCGAAGAGGCGAAGGCAAACATTGCCCGCGCGCAAGCGGCGCTCGATCAGGCTAAGCTGAACCTGTCATACACCAAGATCTATGCGCCAACCGCGGGAACGGTCGCGAGCCGCTCCGTCCAAGTCGGCGACTTTGTTCAGCCCGGTCAAAACCTGTTCTTTGCCGTTCCAAAGCGGATCTACATTTTCGCGAACTACAAGGAGACGCAGCTCACGCACATGAGAGTCGGGCAGCCCGTTTCGATCAGTGTCGACGCGTTCCCCAACCACACTTTGCACGGTCACATCGAGAGCTTTCAGCGTGGAACGGGTTCGAACTTTGCGCTGCTCCCCCCGGAGAACGCCACCGGCAACTTCGTCAAGATCGTTCAGCGTGTCCCGGTCAAGATCGTCATCGATGACTTCGACAATATTCCCGGCCGTCTCGGGCCGGGAATGTCGGTCGAAACGACCGTGACGATCCGGCCGCCTCCTCGCTGGTTGGCTTGGCTGCTTTGA
- a CDS encoding DoxX family protein has translation MAWLNDFNAALVSKLQPLFCTYAMHWIALLCLCSAYLQGGLTKALNFGAALEEMKQFGLKPPAPLALAVIVMEIGASALVLGGVFRWVGALALAAFTLFAMFVANRFWNMPPPKRYASENTFFEHLGLVGGFVLVAWHDLLR, from the coding sequence ATGGCCTGGCTCAATGACTTCAATGCGGCGCTGGTTTCGAAATTGCAGCCCCTGTTTTGTACATATGCAATGCATTGGATCGCATTGCTTTGCTTGTGCAGCGCCTATCTGCAAGGCGGATTGACGAAAGCGCTCAATTTCGGCGCCGCACTTGAGGAGATGAAGCAGTTCGGCCTGAAACCGCCGGCTCCACTGGCGTTGGCGGTGATTGTCATGGAAATTGGAGCATCGGCCCTGGTTCTGGGCGGTGTTTTCCGTTGGGTGGGAGCGCTCGCGCTTGCAGCCTTCACCTTATTCGCGATGTTTGTCGCCAACCGCTTCTGGAATATGCCGCCGCCGAAGCGATACGCGAGCGAAAACACCTTCTTTGAGCACCTTGGTCTCGTCGGGGGTTTCGTTCTGGTTGCCTGGCATGACTTGCTGCGATGA
- a CDS encoding YoaK family protein, translated as MIADDAGRATESVPPHEASLPAWVPGLLSFVAGYVDSFTFLALFGLFVANVTGSFVTAGAELVIHDIGIAGKMLAGLAFLVAAALAAGLIGTIRERGGAPLPWMLAVEAALLTVFSVLMLFGGPLGGASDWHGIVAGLFAAMAMGTQSVIVRLLMHGIPQTNVMTGNMTQLGIEITGLLLAWRRARAANDLETRKEFIVIRTQMLTVLATESGFMLGASCGAAAYAAVGLAGTPLAIVLVAGLAIGALWRKRTA; from the coding sequence ATGATTGCCGATGATGCAGGTCGCGCGACCGAATCGGTGCCGCCGCACGAAGCTTCGTTGCCCGCTTGGGTACCGGGGCTGTTGAGCTTCGTCGCGGGCTACGTCGATAGCTTCACCTTCCTGGCCCTGTTCGGATTGTTTGTTGCGAACGTCACGGGAAGCTTCGTCACTGCCGGCGCCGAACTCGTCATCCACGATATCGGCATCGCCGGAAAGATGCTTGCCGGTTTGGCATTTCTGGTTGCCGCCGCGCTGGCCGCCGGACTGATCGGCACCATTCGCGAACGAGGCGGCGCGCCGCTGCCGTGGATGCTCGCGGTCGAGGCGGCGCTTCTCACCGTCTTCAGCGTTTTGATGCTTTTCGGAGGGCCACTCGGCGGGGCGAGCGATTGGCACGGCATCGTGGCCGGCCTATTTGCGGCGATGGCCATGGGTACTCAGAGCGTCATTGTGCGGCTGCTCATGCATGGGATTCCACAGACCAACGTCATGACGGGGAACATGACTCAGCTCGGCATCGAGATCACCGGCCTTTTGCTGGCCTGGCGACGGGCGCGCGCGGCCAACGATCTGGAGACCCGAAAGGAATTCATCGTCATCAGGACACAAATGCTAACCGTCTTGGCCACCGAAAGCGGATTTATGCTGGGCGCCTCATGCGGTGCCGCCGCCTATGCGGCCGTCGGATTGGCGGGAACGCCACTTGCCATTGTTCTCGTTGCCGGACTAGCGATCGGGGCCCTCTGGCGCAAGCGGACGGCGTGA
- a CDS encoding ATP-binding cassette domain-containing protein has translation MAEVFGVNATRLRLLVFVVATTLAGLSGGLYAFYFKFLSPAPFGLTSSVNLLIACIFGGMSHPFGAVLGATAITALEMVLQNTVARMLGLSGHVEMIVFGIVLIGVLLRWPGGIWSALQRVWPTFSVAQPGRNIELTPSKRGAEGEDLLKVTGIAMNFGGLRALRGIAFSVGPDQIVGLIGPNGAGKSTTFNVATGLLEPSEGSVLLMGAPPSRVSDLVHRGVSRTFQHVRIVPERTVLENVAFGAYAQGRSGIISGMLAFDRNEEAATFAKAWRALEIVELDGLAHEPASRLAMGQARLVEVARALISRRGFCCWTSRPRACVRARSSSSSHCCIVSSGLECRFFWSSTTWIWS, from the coding sequence ATGGCGGAAGTGTTCGGTGTGAACGCCACGCGCCTTCGGCTTCTGGTGTTCGTCGTTGCCACCACGCTGGCGGGTCTTTCCGGTGGTCTCTATGCCTTCTACTTCAAATTCCTCAGTCCGGCGCCGTTCGGGCTGACATCGAGCGTCAACCTTCTCATCGCATGCATTTTCGGCGGGATGTCCCATCCGTTTGGTGCGGTGCTCGGTGCGACGGCGATCACCGCGCTCGAAATGGTGCTGCAAAACACGGTGGCTCGCATGCTCGGACTGTCCGGGCATGTCGAAATGATCGTGTTCGGCATCGTGTTGATCGGCGTGCTGCTGCGATGGCCCGGCGGCATTTGGTCTGCCTTGCAGCGGGTTTGGCCCACATTCTCGGTGGCGCAGCCAGGTCGCAACATAGAACTGACCCCGTCCAAACGCGGCGCGGAAGGAGAGGATCTTCTGAAGGTCACAGGGATTGCGATGAATTTCGGTGGCCTGAGAGCGCTGCGGGGGATTGCCTTCTCGGTTGGCCCGGATCAGATCGTCGGACTGATCGGGCCCAACGGTGCTGGCAAGTCTACGACCTTCAACGTCGCGACGGGACTTCTCGAACCCTCCGAGGGAAGCGTTCTCCTCATGGGCGCGCCGCCTTCGCGGGTGTCGGACCTGGTGCATCGCGGTGTATCCCGCACGTTCCAGCATGTTCGCATCGTGCCAGAGCGCACCGTACTCGAGAATGTGGCCTTCGGCGCGTATGCACAGGGCCGTTCCGGAATAATCTCCGGAATGCTCGCGTTCGACCGCAACGAGGAGGCCGCGACCTTCGCCAAGGCCTGGCGTGCGCTGGAGATCGTCGAACTGGACGGGTTGGCGCACGAGCCGGCATCACGTCTCGCAATGGGGCAGGCCCGGCTCGTGGAAGTCGCACGAGCGCTGATCAGCCGACGAGGCTTCTGTTGCTGGACGAGCCGGCCGCGGGCCTGCGTACGGGCGAGAAGCTCAAGCTCGTCACATTGCTGCATCGTCTCAAGCGGGCTGGAATGTCGGTTCTTCTGGTCGAGCACGACATGGATCTGGTCATGA
- a CDS encoding branched-chain amino acid ABC transporter permease, with protein MISPQSQIPPSWRTPGIASLAVAICLFVLASTIAILGPQYHVTLLVTVGLTALAAMGLTLLLIAGQVPLGQAAFMATGACVAAILARDHGVPSILAFLSGTAASAIAGIIVGAITLRLKGHFLPLATLAIGIATSAGIVAAGALTGGASGFGQIPPLAIGPLELLNERAFAIVVWSIVAVAGGGFSRTAGPGGPSPR; from the coding sequence ATGATCTCCCCGCAGTCGCAAATCCCACCGTCCTGGCGCACGCCCGGCATTGCCTCGCTCGCCGTCGCGATTTGTCTTTTCGTGCTCGCCAGCACCATCGCCATTCTCGGCCCGCAATACCACGTCACGCTTCTTGTCACGGTGGGTCTCACGGCTCTGGCCGCGATGGGGCTCACGCTCCTGCTGATCGCCGGCCAGGTGCCGTTGGGGCAGGCCGCCTTCATGGCCACCGGTGCCTGCGTGGCAGCGATCCTCGCTCGCGATCATGGTGTTCCTTCGATCCTTGCCTTTCTCAGCGGCACCGCGGCATCGGCAATCGCAGGAATCATCGTGGGTGCGATCACGCTGCGGCTCAAGGGACATTTCCTGCCGCTGGCGACCCTTGCTATCGGCATTGCCACCAGTGCCGGCATCGTCGCCGCCGGGGCGTTGACGGGGGGTGCCTCGGGGTTTGGTCAGATTCCACCGCTCGCGATCGGTCCGCTCGAATTGCTGAACGAACGCGCATTCGCGATTGTGGTCTGGTCGATTGTCGCGGTAGCAGGCGGTGGATTTTCGCGCACAGCCGGACCGGGCGGGCCGTCGCCGCGCTGA